In one window of Arachis ipaensis cultivar K30076 chromosome B06, Araip1.1, whole genome shotgun sequence DNA:
- the LOC107647623 gene encoding uncharacterized protein LOC107647623 gives MVTRQRQGTEALHGGTPDEELSMMVNRSDDKDKGRIVIVDLILNEWINGSNGSRNYDRENSATVQSVTGNNQGRCVNFGGLYSWVMSGPLLFYGGFNEIVHVEERKGATTVPQSGKEFRNWIQDMQLVDLALTDREFTWFRGRSCSHIDRALVNVEWLEAFPETWLRGGQGNCQIIAPIILEDKTLRGGPRPFRSLDSWFTHDGFLSMVKEEWRGLGEIQFTDKLKMDSKITKFEEEIKRVDDMVSNGVYDTTMEARRKVLVTCCERWYVRKEMHWKQMSRSRHAKEMDKNTRYFHNMASARRWNNKIDTLVINGRTVRNQARIKIAIREFYKELYHQEATPMMGFRDGLVGKIDEDDVVTLERMPSAEEIREAVWDCESSKVPGCDGTT, from the exons ATGGTTACAAGGCAGAGACAGGGAACAGAAGCTTTGCATGGAGGAACCCCAGACGAAGAGTTGTCGATGATGGTAAACCGGAGCGACGATAAAGATAAGGGCAGAATCGTAATCGTAGACTTAATTTTAAATGAATGGATTAATGGCAGTAATGGCAGTAGAAATTATGATCGCGAGAATAGTGCAACGGTTCAATCTGTAACTGGCAATAATCAAGGAAGGTGCGTTAATTTTGGGGGGCTATATAGCTGGGTTATGTCAGGTCCTTTGTTGTTTTATGGGGGTTTTAATGAGATAGTACATGTGGAGGAAAGAAAAGGTGCAACTACTGTACCTCAGTCAGGGAAAGAATTCAGGAACTGGATACAAGATATGCAATTAGTAGATTTGGCACTCACTGATCGCGAGTTTACATGGTTTCGAGGTCGCTCTTGCAGTCATATAGATAGAGCTCTGGTTAATGTGGAGTGGCTTGAAGCGTTTCCAGAAACTTGGTTACGAGGGGGCCAAGGGAATTGTCAGATCATTGCCCCCATAATACTGGAGGACAAAACGCTGAGGGGAGGTCCAAGGCCGTTCCGAAGTCTAGATTCGTGGTTTACACATGATGGATTTCTCAGTATGGTTAAAGAGGAATGGAGAGGTTTGGGGGAGATACAGTTCACAGATAAATTGAAG ATGGACAGTAAGATCACAAAGTTTGAGGAAGAAATCAAGAGAGTTGATGATATGGTTAGCAATGGAGTATATGATACCACGATGGAGGCTAGAAGAAAGGTGCTGGTTACTTGTTGTGAGAGATGGTATGTAAGGAAGGAAATGCATTGGAAACAGATGTCTCGGTCTCGGCACGCGAAGGAGATGGACAAAAATACAAGATACTTTCACAATATGGCTTCAGCAAGAAGATGGAACAATAAGATTGATACACTAGTGATAAACGGTAGAACGGTCAGAAATCAAGCGAGAATCAAGATAGCCATCAGAGAGTTTTACAAAGAATTATATCATCAGGAAGCTACTCCAATGATGGGCTTTAGAGATGGTCTGGTGGGAAAGATAGATGAGGATGATGTTGTGACCTTAGAGAGGATGCCGTCGGCTGAGGAGATCAGAGAGGCTGTGTGGGACTGCGAGTCCTCTAAGGTGCCAGGCTGTGATGGTACAACATGA